One stretch of Zingiber officinale cultivar Zhangliang chromosome 6B, Zo_v1.1, whole genome shotgun sequence DNA includes these proteins:
- the LOC121993232 gene encoding uncharacterized protein LOC121993232 isoform X2: MEDHLVLYVDRLMLLGKNGTMPADEENSAADEGDQLLQMAECRICQEEGLSKDFEIPCACSGSLKYAHRTCVQHWCNEKGDITCEICNEQYTPGYSTLPSAQCTVDASGGLTISGSHLDLHDPWFLATTAAHRHSLETEYDEYDSAEVSGPVLCRSVVLMLLTLLLLRQAFSISVVVEFDDGDDDDDVSTYFSIFLLRAIVFLLPCYIMAWAISILQRRWRRKEAAALAANEAALILQQSAL, translated from the exons ATGGAAGATCATCTGGTGCTGTATGTTGATCGACTCATGCTGCTCGGGAAAAATGGAACGATGCCGGCGGATGAAG AAAACAGTGCTGCAGATGAGGGAGACCAGCTTCTTCAGATGGCGGAGTGTCGTATCTGCCAAGAGGAGGGTTTATCGAAAGACTTCGAGATCCCTTGCGCCTGTAGCGGCAGTCTGAAG TATGCTCATAGAACATGCGTGCAGCACTGGTGCAATGAAAAAGGCGATATAACCTGTGAAATCTGCAATGAG CAATACACACCTGGATACTCTACACTGCCAAGTGCTCAATGTACAGTTGATGCCAG TGGTGGATTGACTATCTCAGGATCCCATTTGGACTTACACGACCCTTGGTTTCTTGCAACAACAGCAGCCCATCGCCACTCTCTTGAAACTGAGTATGATGAGTATGATTCTGCTGAAGTCAGCGGTCCTGTTCTTTGTCGTAGTGTTGTTCTGATG TTATTGACTCTCTTATTGCTACGGCAAGCATTCAGTATTTCTGTTGTTGTTGAATTTGATGATGGCGATGATGACGATGATGTTTCGACATATTTTTCA ATTTTTCTTCTGCGTGCTATTGTATTTCTGTTGCCATGCTACATCATGGCTTGGGCCATTAGCATCTTGCAGCGCAGATGGCGAAGAAAA GAAGCAGCTGCATTAGCAGCAAATGAAGCTGCATTAATATTGCAGCAGTCTGCCCTATAA
- the LOC121993229 gene encoding histone-lysine N-methyltransferase, H3 lysine-9 specific SUVH1-like: MERRSNCTPEGENGVLDVKPLRSLAPMFPAPFGFNMVTQSNVPPLVCISPFGSSVSGLDPSHFNQRPPNKGSIATNEGAAHVAMRFGVNGDINFTPVSASNRTPLPGSFGKTGPSIVPVDDDDDDHSFEGKTQVSGKRGKKSRASSSGSDAKRKRLIKSSRKLLPLVLPMPDNPRESVDMILMTFDALRRRILQVDEVKDESNRQYLKAGAIMTARNVKTNVGKRVGSIPGVEVGDIFYFRFEMNLIGLHTPSMAGIDYLTTRFGDKDEPVAICVVSAGGYENEEDDVDVLIYSGQGGSGKHENKPVDQKLERGNLALDRSSHRKNQIRVVRSAKDINCPTGKIYIYDGLYKIESSWIEKAKAGFNMFKYKLLREPGQPDGIAIWKMTQKWKENPSSRGRVILHDVSSGAENIPVCLVNDVDDERGPNHFVYITRVKYHHPTDMMKPLQGCMCLSVCLPGDVNCSCAHHNGGDLPYNSMGLLVCRKPLIYECSSSCQCTLNCRNRVTQKGIRLHFEIFRTSNCGWGLRSWDPIRAGTFICEYTGEVIDRSKIADEGEEDEHIFQATYLGEKAMGFNCWPELLEEAELTSETEVFRSFPITLSAKNLGNISRFMNHSCSPNVFWQPVLYDHGDEEYPHIMFFAMKHIPPMTELTYDYGPGSGSLYSKKCLCGSSNCRGYFG; this comes from the coding sequence ATGGAAAGAAGATCTAATTGTACCCCGGAGGGGGAAAATGGAGTATTGGATGTGAAACCATTACGTTCTTTAGCGCCAATGTTCCCTGCGCCTTTTGGCTTCAACATGGTTACACAGTCAAATGTGCCACCCCTTGTTTGCATCAGCCCCTTTGGCTCATCTGTTTCAGGTCTGGATCCTTCACATTTCAACCAAAGACCCCCAAATAAAGGCTCTATTGCCACAAATGAGGGAGCTGCTCATGTTGCAATGAGGTTTGGTGTTAATGGCGACATAAATTTCACACCAGTCTCTGCTTCAAATAGAACACCACTCCCTGGATCCTTTGGGAAAACAGGACCGAGCATTGTGCCTGTGGATGACGATGACGATGACCACTCTTTTGAAGGTAAAACTCAAGTTTCGGGCAAGAGAGGTAAAAAATCACGAGCAAGTAGCTCTGGGTCAGATGCCAAACGCAAACGACTTATTAAGAGTTCAAGGAAGCTGCTTCCTTTGGTGCTACCTATGCCAGATAACCCAAGGGAGTCAGTGGATATGATCCTTATGACTTTTGATGCACTCCGCAGGAGGATTCTTCAGGTGGATGAGGTAAAAGATGAGAGCAACCGTCAATACTTGAAAGCTGGGGCCATTATGACGGCTAGGAATGTGAAGACTAATGTGGgaaaaagggttggatctattcCAGGAGTTGAAGTTGGAGATATTTTCTATTTCAGATTTGAGATGAACTTGATTGGTTTGCACACTCCTAGTATGGCTGGTATTGATTACCTAACAACTAGATTTGGTGACAAAGATGAGCCTGTTGCTATTTGTGTTGTGTCAGCTGGTGGTTATGAGAATGAAGAGGATGATGTTGATGTCTTGATTTACAGTGGCCAGGGAGGTAGTGGGAAGCATGAAAATAAACCAGTTGATCAGAAATTGGAAAGAGGGAACCTTGCCCTTGACAGAAGTTCTCACAGGAAGAATCAGATCCGGGTTGTACGTAGTGCCAAAGATATTAATTGTCCAACTGGTAAAATATACATCTACGATGGACTTTACAAGATTGAAAGCTCATGGATAGAGAAAGCTAAGGCAGGCTTTAACATGTTCAAGTACAAGTTGCTAAGAGAACCAGGACAGCCTGATGGAATTGCAATATGGAAAATGACCCAGAAGTGGAAAGAAAATCCATCAAGTAGAGGTAGAGTGATATTGCATGACGTATCATCAGGTGCAGAAAACATTCCTGTTTGCCTTGTCAATGATGTTGATGATGAGAGAGGACCAAACCATTTCGTATACATAACGAGGGTCAAGTATCACCATCCTACTGATATGATGAAGCCTCTACAGGGTTGCATGTGCCTAAGTGTGTGTCTCCCTGGTGACGTGAACTGCTCTTGTGCGCACCATAATGGGGGTGATTTACCATACAATTCAATGGGTCTTCTTGTATGTCGTAAGCCGTTAATTTATGAGTGTTCCTCATCTTGCCAATGCACATTAAATTGCCGAAATAGGGTGACTCAGAAGGGTATTAGGCTTCACTTTGAAATTTTCAGGACAAGTAATTGCGGTTGGGGTCTTCGTTCCTGGGACCCTATTAGAGCAGGTACATTTATTTGTGAATATACTGGTGAGGTTATTGATAGGAGCAAAATTGCAGATGAAGGTGAAGAGGATGAGCATATCTTTCAAGCTACCTATCTTGGTGAAAAAGCAATGGGGTTCAATTGTTGGCCTGAattattggaagaggctgaattAACTAGTGAAACTGAGGTGTTTAGGTCATTTCCCATTACATTAAGTGCAAAGAATTTGGGCAACATATCCCGTTTTATGAATCATAGCTGCTCCCCTAATGTCTTTTGGCAACCAGTTTTATATGATCATGGTGATGAAGAGTATCCACATATAATGTTCTTTGCAATGAAGCACATACCCCCTATGACTGAACTGACATATGATTATGGTCCTGGATCTGGATCACTCTATAGTAAGAAGTGCTTGTGTGGATCATCAAATTGCCGAGGTTATTTTGGATAA
- the LOC121993230 gene encoding homeobox-leucine zipper protein ATHB-13-like isoform X1 encodes MTFNGMLPFFPANLLLHQNSNEEEHRQLQSHMDAGGLAEMDRGKRALMSFSSSEAPALSLEENSLSDNGLAAAGERKKRLSSEQIRVLEKNFEMGRKLDTERKVELARTLGLQPRQVAIWFQNRRARWKTKQMEEEYDELQRQFEVVKEENGRLQAENKRLLSELLALRGRETSTCEPINLNKEAQASCSIRMDADLDISRTSQLLFGSSSGREISKEENSCIRQGNFCSMLDDQSAFWVWSEHNKFHQH; translated from the exons ATGACTTTTAATGGAATGCTCCCGTTCTTCCCTGCAAACTTGTTGCTGCACCAAAATTCCAACGAGGAGGAGCACCGTCAGCTGCAATCCCATATGGACGCGGGAGGATTAGCCGAGATGGATCGAGGGAAAAGAGCCTTAATGTCATTCTCGAGCAGTGAGGCTCCAGCGCTGAGCTTGGAGGAGAACAGTCTCTCCGACAACGGATTGGCCGCCGCTGGGGAGAGAAAGAAGAGGCTGAGTTCGGAGCAGATACGGGTTTTGGAGAAGAATTTTGAGATGGGGAGGAAACTCGATACCGAGAGGAAGGTAGAGTTGGCCAGGACGCTGGGGCTGCAGCCGCGGCAGGTTGCGATTTGGTTTCAAAACCGGAGGGCGAGGTGGAAGACCAAGCAGATGGAGGAGGAGTACGACGAGCTCCAGCGGCAGTTTGAGGTCGTCAAAGAGGAGAACGGACGGTTACAGGCAGAGAACAAGAGACTTCTTTCCGAG CTTTTGGCTCTCAGAGGAAGGGAAACGTCGACTTGCGAGCCCATCAACCTGAACAAGGAAGCACAGGCCTCTTGCAGCATCCGGATGGACGCCGACTTGGACATCTCCAGGACATCCCAACTCCTTTTCGGTAGCTCCTCCGGCCGAGAAATTTCCAAGGAGGAAAACAGCTGCATCCGACAAGGCAACTTCTGCAGCATGTTAGATGATCAGTCAGCCTTCTGGGTGTGGTCAGAGCACAACAAGTTTCACCAACACTAA
- the LOC121993232 gene encoding uncharacterized protein LOC121993232 isoform X1, translating to MERFASRMEDHLVLYVDRLMLLGKNGTMPADEENSAADEGDQLLQMAECRICQEEGLSKDFEIPCACSGSLKYAHRTCVQHWCNEKGDITCEICNEQYTPGYSTLPSAQCTVDASGGLTISGSHLDLHDPWFLATTAAHRHSLETEYDEYDSAEVSGPVLCRSVVLMLLTLLLLRQAFSISVVVEFDDGDDDDDVSTYFSIFLLRAIVFLLPCYIMAWAISILQRRWRRKEAAALAANEAALILQQSAL from the exons ATGGAGAG ATTTGCGTCTCGTATGGAAGATCATCTGGTGCTGTATGTTGATCGACTCATGCTGCTCGGGAAAAATGGAACGATGCCGGCGGATGAAG AAAACAGTGCTGCAGATGAGGGAGACCAGCTTCTTCAGATGGCGGAGTGTCGTATCTGCCAAGAGGAGGGTTTATCGAAAGACTTCGAGATCCCTTGCGCCTGTAGCGGCAGTCTGAAG TATGCTCATAGAACATGCGTGCAGCACTGGTGCAATGAAAAAGGCGATATAACCTGTGAAATCTGCAATGAG CAATACACACCTGGATACTCTACACTGCCAAGTGCTCAATGTACAGTTGATGCCAG TGGTGGATTGACTATCTCAGGATCCCATTTGGACTTACACGACCCTTGGTTTCTTGCAACAACAGCAGCCCATCGCCACTCTCTTGAAACTGAGTATGATGAGTATGATTCTGCTGAAGTCAGCGGTCCTGTTCTTTGTCGTAGTGTTGTTCTGATG TTATTGACTCTCTTATTGCTACGGCAAGCATTCAGTATTTCTGTTGTTGTTGAATTTGATGATGGCGATGATGACGATGATGTTTCGACATATTTTTCA ATTTTTCTTCTGCGTGCTATTGTATTTCTGTTGCCATGCTACATCATGGCTTGGGCCATTAGCATCTTGCAGCGCAGATGGCGAAGAAAA GAAGCAGCTGCATTAGCAGCAAATGAAGCTGCATTAATATTGCAGCAGTCTGCCCTATAA
- the LOC121993230 gene encoding homeobox-leucine zipper protein ATHB-13-like isoform X2 translates to MTFNGMLPFFPANLLLHQNSNEEEHRQLQSHMDAGGLAEMDRGKRALMSFSSSEAPALSLEENSLSDNGLAAAGERKKRLSSEQIRVLEKNFEMGRKLDTERKVELARTLGLQPRQVAIWFQNRRARWKTKQMEEEYDELQRQFEVVKEENGRLQAENKRLLSERKGNVDLRAHQPEQGSTGLLQHPDGRRLGHLQDIPTPFR, encoded by the exons ATGACTTTTAATGGAATGCTCCCGTTCTTCCCTGCAAACTTGTTGCTGCACCAAAATTCCAACGAGGAGGAGCACCGTCAGCTGCAATCCCATATGGACGCGGGAGGATTAGCCGAGATGGATCGAGGGAAAAGAGCCTTAATGTCATTCTCGAGCAGTGAGGCTCCAGCGCTGAGCTTGGAGGAGAACAGTCTCTCCGACAACGGATTGGCCGCCGCTGGGGAGAGAAAGAAGAGGCTGAGTTCGGAGCAGATACGGGTTTTGGAGAAGAATTTTGAGATGGGGAGGAAACTCGATACCGAGAGGAAGGTAGAGTTGGCCAGGACGCTGGGGCTGCAGCCGCGGCAGGTTGCGATTTGGTTTCAAAACCGGAGGGCGAGGTGGAAGACCAAGCAGATGGAGGAGGAGTACGACGAGCTCCAGCGGCAGTTTGAGGTCGTCAAAGAGGAGAACGGACGGTTACAGGCAGAGAACAAGAGACTTCTTTCCGAG AGGAAGGGAAACGTCGACTTGCGAGCCCATCAACCTGAACAAGGAAGCACAGGCCTCTTGCAGCATCCGGATGGACGCCGACTTGGACATCTCCAGGACATCCCAACTCCTTTTCGGTAG